The proteins below come from a single Garra rufa chromosome 3, GarRuf1.0, whole genome shotgun sequence genomic window:
- the tifa gene encoding TRAF-interacting protein with FHA domain-containing protein A, translating to MGDNSKLETEELLTCINIHIFHPNQANCPLFHNLPLNNPYKMDAEDPVRLGRDGQTCTFVLNDTSVSRKQLSIQAYRKAGSQFLSFMIQNMSQKVKLMVGGSELRYLERAELDDKVLCRFGRYELLIWQEPGDSENKFEVLFETCNASPSQELGIDVPCRPPVMDTGLPWRNFENGAPVSQEPLESDETVILV from the coding sequence ATGGGTGACAACAGCAAACTCGAGACTGAAGAGCTCCTCACCTGTATTAATATCCATATCTTCCACCCTAACCAAGCCAACTGTCCGCTCTTCCACAACCTGCCCCTAAATAACCCATACAAAATGGACGCTGAAGATCCAGTAAGGCTTGGCCGTGATGGACAGACCTGCACCTTTGTTCTAAATGACACCTCTGTCTCTAGAAAACAGCTGTCTATACAGGCGTATAGGAAAGCTGGCAGCCAGTTCTTGAGCTTCATGATCCAGAACATGAGCCAGAAGGTCAAACTCATGGTTGGGGGGTCTGAACTGAGATACCTCGAAAGAGCTGAGCTTGATGACAAGGTGCTCTGCCGCTTTGGGAGATACGAACTGCTCATTTGGCAGGAACCAGGAGATTCGGAGAATAAGTTTGAGGTCCTGTTTGAAACATGCAATGCATCCCCTTCACAAGAATTGGGCATAGATGTGCCATGCAGACCACCTGTTATGGACACCGGCTTGCCATGGAGAAACTTTGAGAATGGAGCACCTGTAAGCCAAGAGCCACTGGAGTCAGATGAGACAGTTATTTTAGTATAG
- the rbm4.3 gene encoding RNA-binding protein 4.3, producing MVKIFIGNLPQQAEADEIKSLFTQYGTVTECAIIKNFAFVHMDDRKAATKAIRNLHLYKLHGTPINVEASRGKNQGPVKLHVANVEKGSDEELRTMFEEYGTVTECAIIKNFAFVHMSNSDEAMDAIKGLDNTEFQGKRIHVQISKSRPRGEEEGYGPPDGGYWPPRFPGDRPEPPGYPRGRFGYPPGPPPPPPPMPPRRPPYPERAAPAYERERGVVDYYEKYRARPYGVSSYEDRRPGAIPPPPPPPSSSIMRERLAGNGLDPYERRPLPPPPSSYYARDRSPIRRAPPAPQAPAGNGYSFERSRLSPLSMSRPPMYGVPRARDPYADRAAPPPPPARYSY from the exons ATGGTGAAGATCTTCATCGGGAACCTGCCTCAGCAGGCAGAAGCAGACGAAATTAAGTCTCTGTTTACTCAATATGGGACAGTCACAGAGTGTGCCATTATCAAGAACTTTGCTTTCGTCCACATGGACGATCGCAAAGCTGCAACAAAGGCAATCCGAAACCTTCACTTATACAAGCTGCACGGGACTCCCATCAACGTTGAAGCGAGTCGGGGCAAAAACCAGGGCCCGGTGAAGCTCCATGTTGCCAATGTGGAAAAGGGTTCAGATGAAGAGCTCAGAACGATGTTCGAAGAGTATGGCACAGTTACCGAATGCGCCATCATTAAGAACTTTGCCTTTGTTCACATGAGCAATTCCGATGAGGCCATGGATGCCATCAAGGGGTTGGACAACACTGAATTCCAAG GCAAAAGAATTCACGTGCAGATTTCAAAGAGTCGACCAAGAGGCGAGGAGGAAGGCTACGGCCCCCCGGATGGTGGATACTGGCCACCCCGTTTTCCTGGTGACCGGCCTGAGCCCCCTGGTTATCCTAGGGGTCGCTTCGGGTATCCCCCtggtccccctccaccacctccaccCATGCCCCCCAGACGCCCCCCATACCCAGAGCGCGCAGCACCAGCATACGAGCGTGAACGCGGTGTGGTCGACTATTACGAGAAGTACCGCGCTCGCCCGTACGGCGTCTCCTCATATGAGGACCGGCGCCCTGGTGCCATCCCCCCTCCCCCTCCACCCCCGTCATCCAGCATTATGAGAGAGCGGTTGGCTGGCAACGGCCTCGACCCCTATGAGCGACGCCCCCTTCCACCCCCGCCATCCTCGTACTACGCACGAGACCGCAGTCCCATCAGACGTGCTCCTCCTGCCCCTCAGGCACCCGCCGGGAATGGTTACTCATTCGAGCGATCTCGTCTCTCCCCTCTCTCCATGTCTCGGCCCCCGATGTACGGCGTGCCTCGGGCCAGAGACCCCTATGCTGACAGGGCGGCGCCGCCTCCACCACCTGCGCGCTACTCGTATTAA